The following are encoded together in the Drosophila biarmipes strain raj3 chromosome 3L, RU_DBia_V1.1, whole genome shotgun sequence genome:
- the LOC108028308 gene encoding protein tantalus — translation MDNIVYDFAKITFQPKEVAFTGNRSSTSSNLSWRLKEMAMSDMEEMQDTSEPIATPESDGNVSSASQDSDDVDSQLSRCEDNDDDSDCISGSSSHSSHIGARAGVARRRMPARVSKDNFNRICSAIMKPVKKKQRRELSTNAQTLKSIEKIYTSKRMKKFTPTNLETIFEEPSDENAADAEDDSEECSISSQVKVVKVWGRKLRRAISFSDGLNKNKILSKRRRQKVKKTFGKRFALKKISMTEFHDRLNKSFDSAMLEADDGEAGGSGDPQDVLEIPKTSMTMEDIQLPAMSSQHQFLMQPAGFE, via the exons ATGGACAACATTGTTTACGACTTTGCCAAGATCACTTTTCAACCGAAGGAGGTGGCCTTCACGGGGAATCG GTCATCCACTAGCTCGAATCTTTCGTGGCGACTGAAGGAGATGGCCATGTCGGACATGGAGGAGATGCAGGATACATCCGAGCCAATAGCGACACCCGAATCCGACGGCAATGTCAGCAGTGCGTCCCAAGACTCCGACGACGTGGACTCCCAACTGAGTCGCTGCGAGGACAATGACGACGACAGCGATTGCATCAGTGGATCCTCCAGTCACAGTTCCCACATCGGGGCTCGGGCGGGCGTGGCTCGTCGCCGGATGCCCGCCAGGGTGTCCAAGGATAACTTCAATCGGATCTGCAGTGCCATTATGAAGCCCGTTAAGAAGAAGCAACGCAGGGAGTTAAGCACCAACGCCCAAACGCTCAAAAGCATCGAAAAGATATACACCAGCAAGCGGATGAAGAAGTTCACGCCCACCAACCTGGAGACAATCTTCGAGGAGCCCAGCGACGAGAACGCCGCCGATGCGGAGGACGACAGTGAGGAATGCTCCATCAGCAGCCAAGTGAAGGTGGTCAAGGTGTGGGGTCGCAAGCTCCGCCGGGCGATTTCCTTCAGCGATGGCCTTAACAAGAACAAGATCCTGTCAAAGAGACGCCGCCAAAAAGTGAAGAAGACATTTGGCAAGCGCTTCGCCCTCAAGAAAATCTCAATGACTGAGTTCCACGACCGTCTGAACAAGAGTTTCGACAGTGCCATGCTCGAGGCCGACGATGGCGAGGCGGGCGGGTCGGGGGATCCCCAAGACGTCCTTGAGATCCCCAAGACATCCATGACCATGGAGGATATACAGCTGCCGGCCATGAGCAGCCAACACCAGTTCCTCATGCAACCGGCGGGCTTTGAGTAG
- the LOC108028306 gene encoding chymotrypsin BI yields the protein MSKQSASASATLLLLIWLTWLTMHCIALDWQQVKPMYLVSMYPGPMGLSTSSSSPFSSSSSSSLEHDAEMSASNMDSRRIKGMGLDLDVGGFSEEDLEDREPLVLNLETTPLVEKMLPEGAMAMDRIFGGDVGNPHCFPYQVGMLLQRPKGLYWCGGSLISDKHVITAAHCVDMAKRALVFLGANEIKNAKEKGQVRLMVPSENFQIYPTWNPKRLKDDIALVRLPHAVSFNERIHPIQLPKRHYEYRSFKNKLAIASGWGRYATGVHAISNVLRYVQLQIIDGRTCKSNFPLSYRGTNICTSGRNARSTCNGDSGGPLVLQRRHSKKRVLVGITSFGSIYGCDRGYPAAFTKVASYLDWISDETGVSSHQDTTEAIFFDQYLRDYGKPRQSRRLETEEQPEDDVPDELDVHPRPSSDEDISEDVRPRTRPRPHSEHEFYFL from the exons ATGTCCAAACAATCCGCAAGTGCAAGTGCcacgctgctgctgctcattTGGCTCACATGGCTGACGATGCACTGCATCGCTCTGGACTGGCAGCAGGTTAAGCCGATGTACCTGGTATCCATGTACCCGGGTCCCATGGGTCTGTccacctcctcgtcctcccccttttcctcctcctcgtcctcctccctGGAACACGATGCGGAAATGAGCGCCAGCAACATGGACAGTCGTCGCATAAAGGGAATGGGACTGGACCTGGATGTGGGCGGCTTCAGCGAAGAGGATCTGGAGGACAGAGAACCACTCGTGCTCAACCTGGAGACGACGCCGCTGGTGGAGAAGATGCTGCCCGAGGGAGCCATGGCCATGGACCGCATATTTGGCGGCGACGTTGGCAATCCCCACTGCTTTCCCTATCAGGTTGGAATGCTGCTCCAGAGACCCAAGGGTCTGTACTGGTGTGGCGGCTCCCTGATCTCCGATAAGCATGTCATCACCGCCGCCCACTGCGTGGATAT GGCTAAAAGGGCTCTGGTCTTCCTCGGAGCCAATGAAATCAAGAACGCCAAGGAGAAGGGCCAGGTGCGACTGATGGTCCCCAGCGAGAACTTCCAAATATATCCCACCTGGAATCCAAAGAGGTTGAAGGATGACATTGCCCTGGTCAGATTGCCTCATGCCGTCAGCTTTAATG AGCGCATCCATCCCATTCAACTACCGAAGAGGCACTACGAGTACCGCAGTTTCAAGAACAAACTAGCCATCGCCTCCGGGTGGGGCCGATATGCCACCGGAGTACATGCCATCAGCAATGTTCTGCGCTATGTCCAACTGCAGATAATCGATGGACGCACGTGCAAGTCCAACTTCCCGCTATCCTATCGCGGTACAAATATATGCACCAGTGGCCGGAATGCCCGCTCCACCTGCAATGGGGATTCAGGAGGGCCCTTGGTTCTTCAAAGGCGACACTCGAAGAAAAGAGTTCTCGTGGGAATTACCTCCTTTGGCAGCATCTACGGCTGCGATCGTGGCTATCCGGCGGCCTTCACCAAGGTGGCCTCATATTTGGATTGGATCAGCGACGAAACTGGAGTTAGCTCCCATCAGGATACCACGGAGGCGATATTCTTCGATCAGTATCTAAGGGACTACGGAAAGCCCCGACAAAGTCGCCGGCTGGAGACGGAGGAGCAGCCGGAGGACGATGTGCCCGATGAACTAGATGTCCATCCCAGACCCTCTTCCGACGAGGACATCTCCGAGGACGTCAGACCGCGAACACGGCCACGCCCGCACTCCGAACACGAGTTCTATTTC